One window of Paenibacillus albicereus genomic DNA carries:
- a CDS encoding glycosyltransferase family 4 protein, which yields MEILQALFFPPEQPGGVSSMVPYMQDRFNKVGWPTDLFSLPKRIRGKGTEPVKLHTFDPEPYRDNPIAAKYLQTLSDYLWWTKMRIKRGYDLIHAHHPVAALVMKQVFPDTPLVVTIHSSYERELILNGRIEEGGLEHQFLASIYRELEHAADRLLTVSDSFRRYMAPYVDDADAIGIIANGFDERRFKPISHENEVTQLITVCRLVPAKGLDILLRACAELKDKGHPFVLHIIGDGPIRKELEALATELGLYDDIIFYGYMLHPEEFMPFFDVFVLPSRAEAFGSVFAEAALCWLALVGTDVGGIGEQIEDGVNGLLVPPDDAAALAAALERLIADQTFRYQLARAAWDKAKKAYSLTRVISQLKQVYLEAAPGAAGS from the coding sequence ATGGAAATTTTGCAGGCTTTGTTCTTTCCTCCCGAGCAGCCTGGAGGCGTATCCTCCATGGTTCCTTATATGCAGGACCGCTTCAACAAGGTCGGGTGGCCGACCGATCTGTTCTCGCTGCCGAAGCGGATTCGCGGCAAGGGAACCGAGCCGGTGAAGCTGCATACGTTCGACCCCGAGCCGTATCGGGACAACCCGATCGCGGCCAAGTATCTTCAGACGCTGAGCGACTATCTATGGTGGACCAAAATGCGCATCAAGCGCGGCTACGACCTGATCCATGCCCATCATCCCGTCGCCGCGCTCGTCATGAAGCAGGTCTTTCCCGATACGCCGCTCGTCGTGACGATCCACTCCAGCTACGAGCGCGAGCTGATCCTGAACGGCAGGATCGAGGAAGGCGGCCTGGAGCACCAGTTTCTCGCCTCCATCTATCGCGAACTCGAGCACGCCGCCGATCGGCTGCTGACGGTATCGGACTCCTTCCGCCGGTACATGGCTCCCTATGTCGACGATGCGGACGCCATCGGCATCATCGCCAACGGCTTCGACGAGCGGCGCTTCAAGCCGATCAGCCACGAGAACGAGGTGACGCAGCTCATCACGGTGTGCCGGCTCGTGCCCGCCAAAGGGCTCGACATCCTGCTGCGGGCCTGCGCCGAGCTCAAGGACAAGGGTCATCCGTTCGTCCTCCACATCATCGGAGACGGTCCGATCCGCAAAGAGCTGGAGGCGCTCGCGACGGAGCTCGGCTTGTACGACGACATCATCTTTTACGGCTACATGCTGCATCCGGAGGAATTCATGCCGTTCTTCGACGTGTTCGTGCTGCCTTCGCGGGCGGAGGCGTTCGGCAGCGTCTTCGCGGAAGCGGCGCTCTGCTGGCTGGCGCTCGTCGGGACCGACGTCGGCGGCATCGGCGAGCAGATCGAGGACGGGGTGAACGGACTGCTCGTGCCGCCTGACGATGCCGCGGCGCTGGCCGCGGCGCTGGAGCGGCTCATCGCCGACCAGACGTTCCGGTATCAGCTCGCCCGGGCAGCCTGGGACAAGGCCAAAAAAGCCTACTCGCTGACGAGAGTGATCTCGCAGCTGAAGCAGGTGTATCTGGAAGCGGCGCCGGGAGCGGCGGGGAGCTAA
- a CDS encoding YkvI family membrane protein, producing the protein MQRRFLRVLQIGFTYMGTVVGAGFATGQEILQFFTRYGYWAVLTIALATALFIWLGGKMMLLAGEIGAKSYEDLNKALFGPAVGRLVSYFMLVVLLGVNAVMLAGAGTIFYENWNLPYQVGLLVTLVACYLMLRRGMNAILTINSIVVPFMLLFTAIVLYDTFTSPSGGRWLELTTDDSALRVWTAPLLYTAFNLAMAQAVLVPLGAGIKDRKAIRLGSLFGGIGIGFMLLAGHIALSSHMPGVQQYEIPMGGIARQLGYGIQFIYILLIFSEIFTTLIADIYGLVLQLQQRVAVPPDVLLLVILVLCYLLSQIGFGPLVKTLYPLFGLFSLGWLALMMLKKTRKRPGSD; encoded by the coding sequence ATGCAGAGGCGCTTCTTGCGCGTGCTCCAGATCGGGTTCACCTACATGGGCACCGTCGTCGGTGCAGGATTCGCCACGGGCCAGGAGATCCTCCAGTTCTTTACCCGCTACGGCTACTGGGCGGTGCTGACGATCGCGCTTGCGACCGCCTTGTTCATCTGGCTCGGAGGCAAGATGATGCTGCTTGCCGGCGAGATCGGGGCCAAGTCCTACGAGGATCTCAACAAGGCTTTGTTCGGGCCGGCGGTCGGCCGGCTCGTCAGCTACTTCATGCTCGTCGTCCTGCTCGGCGTGAACGCGGTCATGCTGGCGGGAGCGGGGACGATCTTTTACGAGAATTGGAACTTGCCCTACCAGGTCGGACTCCTCGTCACGCTCGTCGCCTGCTACCTCATGCTGAGGCGAGGCATGAACGCCATCCTTACGATCAACAGCATCGTCGTGCCGTTCATGCTGCTGTTCACGGCGATCGTGCTGTACGATACGTTCACCTCGCCGAGCGGAGGGCGCTGGCTGGAGCTGACGACGGACGACTCGGCGCTGCGGGTGTGGACCGCTCCGCTGCTGTACACCGCGTTCAACCTGGCCATGGCGCAGGCGGTGCTCGTGCCGCTCGGCGCCGGGATCAAGGACCGCAAGGCGATCCGGCTCGGCTCGCTGTTCGGCGGCATCGGGATCGGCTTCATGCTGCTCGCCGGCCATATCGCGCTGTCGTCCCATATGCCCGGCGTCCAGCAGTACGAGATTCCGATGGGCGGCATCGCGCGCCAGCTCGGCTACGGCATCCAGTTCATCTACATCCTGCTCATCTTCTCCGAAATCTTCACGACGCTCATCGCCGACATCTACGGCTTGGTGCTGCAACTGCAGCAGCGCGTGGCCGTTCCCCCGGATGTGCTGCTGCTGGTCATCCTCGTCCTCTGCTACCTGCTCAGCCAGATCGGATTCGGTCCGCTCGTCAAGACGCTCTACCCGCTGTTCGGCCTGTTCAGCCTCGGCTGGCTGGCGCTCATGATGCTCAAGAAGACGCGAAAGCGGCCGGGGAGCGATTAG
- a CDS encoding xanthine phosphoribosyltransferase, which translates to MEMLKNRILQDASILSADVVKLDAILNHQVDPALTMEMGREFARLFREAGATKVITVESSGIPVAFATALELNVPLLFARRKKTLIADPDHYSERVPSFTKGIVTDLMVSKSLLSPEDRLLFIDDIIANGDAARGLVRIIERSGAELVGFGVVIEKCFQAGASTLREQGIRVEPLVRIRSLEGGTIVFEE; encoded by the coding sequence ATGGAAATGCTCAAAAATCGAATCCTGCAGGACGCGTCGATCTTATCTGCGGACGTGGTCAAGCTGGACGCCATCCTCAACCACCAGGTCGACCCGGCGCTGACGATGGAGATGGGCCGCGAGTTCGCCCGCCTGTTCCGGGAAGCGGGGGCGACCAAGGTCATCACGGTCGAGTCCTCCGGCATCCCGGTCGCTTTCGCCACCGCCCTGGAGCTGAACGTGCCGCTGCTGTTCGCCCGCCGCAAGAAGACGCTGATCGCCGACCCCGATCATTACTCGGAGCGGGTGCCGTCGTTCACCAAGGGCATCGTGACCGATCTGATGGTATCCAAGTCGCTGCTGTCTCCGGAGGACCGGCTGCTGTTCATCGACGACATCATCGCCAACGGCGACGCGGCGCGGGGCCTCGTGCGCATCATCGAGCGCTCGGGCGCCGAGCTGGTCGGCTTCGGCGTCGTCATCGAGAAGTGCTTCCAGGCCGGCGCCAGCACGCTGCGGGAGCAGGGCATCCGCGTCGAGCCGCTCGTGCGCATCCGCTCGCTCGAGGGCGGCACGATCGTCTTCGAGGAGTAG
- a CDS encoding TFIIB-type zinc ribbon-containing protein → MFCPNDHMVMNGAEVDGVTIFRCPVCGNVRLAGPDGERLAYGGVEVTPYYSGPVEEKQVNATPYGVHEQLEAAAGARDSDIPLYGAPDDEESGFALAGGPYGYVPGDGERSEAPSPPYGMPPAT, encoded by the coding sequence ATGTTTTGTCCAAACGATCATATGGTGATGAACGGGGCCGAGGTCGACGGAGTGACCATATTCCGTTGTCCGGTGTGCGGCAATGTCCGCCTCGCAGGTCCAGATGGCGAGCGGCTGGCGTATGGAGGCGTGGAGGTCACGCCTTATTATTCCGGTCCGGTCGAGGAAAAGCAGGTGAACGCGACGCCCTACGGAGTCCATGAACAGCTCGAGGCCGCCGCAGGCGCTCGCGACAGCGATATTCCGTTGTACGGGGCGCCGGACGACGAGGAGAGCGGCTTCGCGCTCGCGGGCGGGCCTTACGGCTATGTTCCGGGGGACGGAGAACGGTCAGAAGCGCCTTCGCCTCCATACGGCATGCCGCCCGCGACTTGA
- a CDS encoding tyrosine-type recombinase/integrase translates to MVAGHLQEKKGNYYIVLNYKDEEGKRRTKWIATGLPTKGNKKKAESMLQDARKSFEIPSETIVEEITPPIEKKATPDADSPAGVLFSDFMLEWLEMMKHRVEVTTHAAYTFGVKGRIVPYFREKGFRLLEIQPKHLHDFYQHMLKEFKLSTSTVQHFHAYIRQALQHALKMDMILTNPADKVERPKKNHFVGSFYNDQELQELFEAVKGDPVELAVLLAAFYGLRRGEIVGLKWQAINFQNQTLTIQHTVIPVSYEGKQITIAKDRAKNKSSRRTLPLVPAFQELLLRLLEEQQRNQALYKSSYSNDYKDYIYVDKLGQLIKPGYITQHFPIVLEKHNLRRIRFHDLRHSCASLLLANGVNMKDIQEWLGHSHYSTTANIYAHLDCSSKISSAQVMSNTLQIPIMQKAPESSQGQIQELVNC, encoded by the coding sequence ATGGTAGCAGGCCATCTGCAAGAAAAGAAAGGGAATTATTATATCGTTCTGAATTACAAAGACGAAGAGGGCAAGCGGAGAACCAAATGGATTGCAACAGGGTTACCGACAAAGGGGAACAAGAAGAAAGCAGAAAGCATGCTGCAAGACGCACGCAAGAGCTTTGAAATTCCTTCTGAAACGATTGTCGAGGAAATAACGCCGCCGATTGAGAAGAAAGCCACTCCAGACGCGGACAGTCCAGCCGGTGTTCTTTTCAGCGATTTCATGTTGGAATGGCTGGAAATGATGAAGCATCGAGTCGAAGTCACTACTCATGCCGCGTACACCTTTGGGGTCAAAGGCCGAATCGTCCCTTACTTTCGTGAAAAAGGATTTCGACTGCTGGAGATACAACCCAAACACTTGCATGATTTCTACCAGCACATGTTAAAGGAGTTCAAGCTTTCTACAAGTACCGTACAACACTTTCATGCCTATATCCGTCAAGCTCTGCAACACGCGCTTAAAATGGATATGATTTTAACCAATCCGGCTGATAAAGTTGAGCGCCCAAAAAAGAACCATTTTGTAGGAAGCTTCTACAACGATCAAGAGCTTCAGGAGTTATTCGAGGCAGTAAAAGGCGATCCAGTCGAGCTTGCCGTCCTACTGGCCGCTTTCTATGGCTTACGGCGCGGCGAGATTGTAGGGCTCAAATGGCAGGCGATCAACTTTCAGAACCAGACACTTACCATCCAGCACACCGTCATTCCTGTTTCCTATGAGGGCAAACAAATCACAATCGCAAAGGACCGGGCCAAAAATAAATCCAGTCGTCGCACCCTTCCCCTCGTCCCGGCGTTTCAGGAATTGCTTTTGCGATTACTTGAGGAACAGCAGCGAAATCAGGCGCTCTACAAAAGTTCGTACTCCAATGACTACAAAGACTATATCTATGTAGATAAGCTAGGGCAATTGATAAAACCGGGGTATATTACGCAGCACTTCCCGATTGTGCTAGAGAAGCATAATTTGAGAAGGATTCGCTTTCACGATCTTCGGCATAGCTGCGCCAGCTTATTGCTGGCAAATGGCGTTAATATGAAGGACATTCAAGAATGGCTTGGGCATAGCCATTACTCCACAACGGCTAACATTTATGCTCATCTTGACTGCAGTTCAAAGATTTCGTCGGCACAGGTCATGAGCAACACTTTACAAATCCCAATCATGCAAAAAGCTCCTGAATCGTCACAAGGACAAATTCAAGAGCTCGTTAATTGTTAG
- a CDS encoding helix-turn-helix domain-containing protein, which translates to MPHNQNQPVLEPDPYQLLFQTMPDVVNVEQMCTMLGGISTKTGRKLLQSGRIAHFRIGRFYRIPKLSIIHYLREIMTPGTPLDYDALQH; encoded by the coding sequence ATGCCACACAATCAAAATCAACCAGTTCTTGAACCTGATCCTTACCAACTTCTTTTTCAGACCATGCCTGATGTCGTAAATGTCGAGCAAATGTGTACCATGTTAGGCGGCATTAGTACCAAGACAGGCCGCAAATTACTCCAATCAGGGCGCATCGCCCACTTTCGCATCGGGCGCTTCTACAGAATCCCGAAGCTGAGCATCATCCATTATTTACGGGAAATCATGACCCCCGGCACTCCACTCGACTATGACGCTTTACAGCATTGA
- a CDS encoding Shedu anti-phage system protein SduA domain-containing protein, which produces MSLYSRDYTKLTEEERITWEAMKQDEKIGTGRWRKRSRYREYPKAARHFMSLFPNNFLDVEELREEDRLNHLTEKFLVELDKPDATEASIMRFIKQNQAYFIIGSILKDHNFGHHEAYVIPEFWFGNTYRVDYLIIGKRSGGYEFILVELEHPKKDITIKDGELGAAFRKGIKQINEWKRYLEPNFPTLEESFNKYKHPNMELPREFLKLDKTRIHYTVVAGRREDFDENTYWIQRNMKDNDKISLLHFDNLYDNVTEIIGRSTY; this is translated from the coding sequence ATGTCATTGTATTCGCGAGATTATACGAAACTTACCGAAGAAGAAAGAATTACATGGGAAGCGATGAAACAAGATGAAAAAATAGGCACAGGAAGATGGCGGAAAAGAAGTCGTTATAGAGAATATCCGAAGGCAGCGCGGCATTTCATGAGCTTATTTCCAAACAATTTTTTGGATGTCGAAGAACTGAGAGAAGAAGATAGATTGAACCATCTAACGGAAAAGTTCCTTGTTGAACTAGACAAGCCGGATGCCACCGAAGCTTCGATCATGAGGTTTATAAAACAGAACCAAGCGTATTTTATAATTGGTTCCATTCTCAAAGACCACAACTTCGGGCATCATGAAGCCTACGTTATACCGGAATTTTGGTTCGGCAATACATACCGCGTTGATTATCTGATAATTGGGAAGAGATCAGGCGGCTACGAATTTATTCTCGTTGAATTGGAACACCCCAAAAAAGACATTACCATTAAAGACGGCGAATTAGGTGCGGCGTTTCGTAAGGGGATTAAGCAAATTAACGAATGGAAACGATACCTTGAACCTAATTTTCCCACGCTTGAAGAATCGTTTAACAAATACAAACATCCGAACATGGAACTACCCCGCGAATTTCTTAAACTAGATAAAACGCGGATTCATTACACAGTTGTAGCGGGACGCCGCGAAGATTTTGATGAAAATACTTACTGGATTCAACGCAATATGAAGGATAACGATAAAATTAGTCTTCTTCACTTCGATAATTTATACGATAATGTTACCGAGATCATTGGACGATCAACGTATTAA
- a CDS encoding ParA family protein, whose protein sequence is MSKVIALANQKGGVGKTTTAVNLGIGLAAEGKKVLLLDADAQGNLTDSLGFHEPDSLSISLATMLVKGMTEEPYEPREGILHHHEGIDLMPGNIELSAVEVALVNTMSRETIMRSYIDSVKADYDYILIDCMPSLGMMTINALAAADSVIIPVQAHYLPAKGMTQLLQTVARVRRQINPKLAVDGVLLTMVDSRTNFAKDISLVLRRDYGDKLRVFNTEIPLSIRAAETSAKGKSIYAHDPNGQVAKAYAALTKEVQDIGSERRSARQHKADQSR, encoded by the coding sequence ATGAGCAAAGTAATCGCTCTCGCCAATCAGAAAGGTGGCGTCGGCAAAACGACAACGGCGGTCAATCTCGGTATTGGCTTAGCGGCTGAAGGTAAGAAAGTTTTGCTGCTGGACGCGGATGCGCAGGGCAACCTGACGGATTCGTTAGGCTTCCATGAACCGGATAGTCTGTCCATTTCACTCGCCACAATGCTAGTGAAGGGCATGACGGAGGAGCCGTATGAACCGAGGGAAGGTATTTTGCACCATCACGAAGGTATCGACCTGATGCCGGGAAACATCGAATTATCGGCGGTCGAAGTGGCGCTCGTCAATACGATGAGCAGGGAAACGATTATGCGTTCGTACATCGATTCCGTAAAAGCAGATTACGATTATATCCTGATCGACTGTATGCCGAGCTTGGGCATGATGACGATCAACGCATTGGCAGCGGCGGATAGCGTCATCATCCCGGTACAGGCACACTATCTGCCCGCCAAAGGCATGACGCAGCTTTTGCAGACGGTTGCCCGCGTTCGGCGTCAAATTAATCCGAAGCTGGCTGTGGACGGTGTGCTGCTCACGATGGTAGACAGCCGAACCAATTTCGCCAAAGACATTTCTTTAGTTTTGCGTCGGGATTATGGGGATAAGCTGCGTGTATTCAATACAGAAATCCCCCTGTCCATCCGCGCGGCGGAAACAAGCGCCAAGGGTAAAAGCATTTACGCCCACGATCCGAACGGACAGGTTGCTAAAGCCTACGCTGCACTTACGAAGGAGGTGCAGGATATTGGCAGCGAAAGAAGATCGGCTCGCCAGCATAAAGCTGACCAAAGTCGATGA
- a CDS encoding ParB N-terminal domain-containing protein — protein MAAKEDRLASIKLTKVDDLFSTEESRNDSQREKVMDIPLAEISEFPGHPFKVRADEAMLEMADSIKQYGVLVPGLVRPKVGGGYEMVSGHRRKKASELAGMETIPCLVRELDDDQATIIMVDSVRP, from the coding sequence TTGGCAGCGAAAGAAGATCGGCTCGCCAGCATAAAGCTGACCAAAGTCGATGATTTATTCTCGACAGAGGAAAGCCGCAACGATTCGCAACGGGAAAAGGTGATGGATATTCCATTGGCTGAAATTAGTGAATTTCCCGGTCATCCCTTTAAGGTAAGGGCGGATGAAGCGATGTTAGAAATGGCGGATAGTATCAAGCAGTATGGTGTCCTTGTTCCCGGCTTAGTTCGGCCAAAGGTAGGCGGTGGATACGAGATGGTATCCGGCCATCGTCGAAAGAAGGCAAGTGAATTGGCTGGTATGGAGACAATTCCATGTCTCGTTCGCGAGTTGGATGACGATCAGGCGACTATCATCATGGTGGATAGCGTGCGCCCGTAA
- a CDS encoding reverse transcriptase/maturase family protein — protein MREPMSVLKNLSERATDKQYKFQRLYRNLYNPEFYYLAYHNIRSSPGSMTPGVDGTSIDGMSEKRIEAIIHSLKDFSYQPNPAKRTYIAKKNSSKKRPLGIPSSNDKLIQEIVRMLLESIYEPNFSKNSHGFRPKKGCQTALLQIQNNFTGIKWFVEGDIKACFDSFDHHVLISILRRRIHDENFIALIWKLLKAGYMEQWQHHKTFSGTPQGSGASPILANIYLSELDSFMEQYKESFDYGCSSANLDYGKAASKLFYIRRTNRNNWGKWSALERKEALLIQKQAQDKLHSLPSKLQCDTGFKRIQYCRYADDFIIGVIGSREDAEKLKTVLKEFLHTALKLELSDEKTKITHCLDKASFLGYDITLSNSTSIKKDKRGQMRKTNSGTVKLYVPKEKWLNKLKEYGAIAIRQDDCGREKWVTLHRSELVNRTDIEILSKINAEIRGMYNYYCIANNATVIKNFAHNLEYSMYKTFGLKFKCSVKKVIAKFSRNGVFGVAYETKSGRKFSELYNSGFRRKKRAIPFDTDTLPQHIYFGRPDQLRARLKAGVCELCGIDTENAQVHHVRKLKDLTGNAPWEEMMRVKRRKTLVVCSACHEKIHLI, from the coding sequence TTGAGAGAACCCATGAGTGTATTGAAAAATCTTTCAGAGAGAGCAACAGACAAACAGTACAAATTTCAGCGTCTGTACAGGAATTTGTACAACCCGGAATTCTACTATCTTGCTTATCACAACATCAGAAGCTCCCCAGGCAGTATGACACCCGGTGTGGATGGTACAAGCATAGATGGTATGAGTGAAAAACGCATAGAGGCCATTATCCATTCACTCAAAGATTTCAGCTATCAGCCAAATCCGGCAAAGAGGACATATATTGCGAAGAAAAACAGTAGCAAGAAGCGTCCGCTGGGTATCCCGTCTTCCAACGATAAATTGATACAGGAAATTGTGAGAATGCTGTTAGAGAGTATCTACGAGCCTAATTTCTCGAAAAATTCACATGGATTCAGACCCAAAAAAGGCTGTCAAACGGCTTTACTGCAAATTCAAAACAATTTTACAGGTATCAAATGGTTTGTGGAAGGCGACATCAAGGCATGCTTTGACAGTTTTGACCACCATGTACTAATCAGCATACTCCGCAGAAGAATCCATGATGAAAATTTCATTGCACTCATATGGAAGCTGTTAAAAGCAGGGTACATGGAGCAATGGCAACACCACAAGACGTTTAGCGGTACACCTCAGGGTTCGGGAGCAAGTCCAATACTGGCAAACATTTACTTGTCAGAGTTGGATAGCTTCATGGAACAGTATAAGGAAAGCTTTGATTACGGCTGTAGCAGTGCTAATCTCGACTATGGCAAAGCCGCAAGCAAGCTATTCTACATCAGAAGAACAAACCGAAATAATTGGGGAAAATGGAGTGCGCTTGAACGTAAAGAAGCATTGCTTATACAGAAGCAGGCGCAAGATAAACTTCATTCACTTCCCAGTAAACTGCAATGCGATACCGGATTTAAAAGGATACAGTATTGCAGATATGCTGATGATTTCATCATTGGTGTAATCGGTTCACGCGAAGATGCTGAAAAACTGAAAACTGTCCTAAAAGAATTTCTGCACACCGCCCTGAAACTAGAATTGTCGGACGAAAAAACCAAGATAACGCATTGTCTGGATAAAGCGAGCTTTCTTGGTTATGACATTACGCTTTCTAATTCTACATCCATAAAAAAGGACAAGCGTGGTCAAATGCGTAAGACAAACAGTGGAACGGTCAAGCTGTATGTGCCTAAAGAAAAATGGCTGAACAAGCTGAAAGAGTACGGGGCTATCGCAATCCGGCAGGATGATTGTGGCAGAGAGAAATGGGTTACACTTCATCGAAGTGAACTTGTTAATCGTACTGACATAGAAATCCTGTCCAAAATCAACGCTGAAATACGGGGTATGTACAACTACTACTGTATAGCCAACAACGCAACGGTCATAAAAAACTTTGCGCACAATTTGGAATACAGCATGTACAAGACCTTTGGCTTGAAATTCAAGTGCAGCGTTAAGAAAGTCATTGCTAAATTCAGTCGCAACGGCGTATTTGGAGTAGCCTATGAAACGAAAAGCGGAAGAAAATTCAGTGAGTTATACAATTCTGGGTTTAGACGTAAAAAACGTGCAATCCCATTTGACACTGACACTCTGCCGCAACACATCTATTTTGGGCGACCAGATCAACTACGTGCACGGCTGAAAGCAGGGGTTTGCGAACTATGCGGAATTGACACTGAAAATGCCCAAGTCCATCATGTGCGAAAACTTAAAGATTTAACCGGTAATGCACCGTGGGAAGAAATGATGAGAGTAAAACGGCGAAAGACGCTCGTCGTTTGCTCTGCTTGCCACGAGAAAATTCATCTAATCTGA
- a CDS encoding SAF domain-containing protein yields MSWTYRHRKTLIMGAIAISVALLVAAALYMLMQHTDQQQKQQQMKEEYERQIQQLKKEEQQNSRNVWTTAKTIPAGVSLKADDLKAVPMPVSLVPPGVITDRESIIGKNAKIELASGMPLLSSLLYEGQPIPKDLRIQEFQVIQLPSNLKPNQYIDVRIGFPTGEDFVLLSKKKVQELSGTVVWLELNEMDILQTSSAIIDAYLQGARLYALPYIEPGLQEAAVVNYPANQKVLNLMAVDPNLLETAKIELARALRQTLDGNLKAVSDSDKLRVTSGSVTVQQQLQNERMTTRQGNAMGGTQPVGTPQSGESAVSTNGPQPSVSDAAGAAATQSPKNQQTPPPAVSPSLPSGMPPATEAPPASEDKWENIFNQ; encoded by the coding sequence ATGTCATGGACGTATCGACACCGCAAGACGCTCATCATGGGAGCCATTGCGATCAGCGTGGCGCTTCTGGTAGCAGCGGCCTTGTATATGCTGATGCAGCACACCGACCAGCAGCAAAAGCAGCAACAGATGAAAGAGGAGTATGAGCGGCAGATTCAGCAATTGAAAAAGGAGGAGCAGCAAAACAGCCGAAATGTCTGGACGACTGCAAAAACGATACCGGCAGGCGTCTCGCTCAAAGCGGATGACCTCAAGGCTGTTCCGATGCCCGTCAGTTTGGTTCCGCCGGGCGTAATCACCGACCGGGAAAGCATCATCGGCAAAAACGCCAAGATCGAGCTTGCATCAGGAATGCCGCTACTTTCCTCTTTATTGTACGAAGGACAGCCCATTCCGAAGGATTTGCGCATACAGGAGTTTCAGGTCATTCAGCTTCCCTCTAATCTCAAGCCTAACCAATATATAGACGTTCGCATCGGCTTTCCAACCGGCGAGGACTTTGTTCTTTTATCTAAAAAGAAGGTACAGGAGCTGTCCGGTACGGTTGTGTGGCTGGAACTGAATGAGATGGACATCCTCCAAACGTCCAGCGCAATTATTGATGCGTACTTGCAGGGAGCGCGGCTGTATGCCCTCCCGTACATCGAGCCGGGCTTACAGGAAGCGGCTGTGGTCAACTATCCGGCCAATCAGAAGGTATTGAACCTGATGGCGGTCGATCCCAATCTGCTCGAAACCGCAAAAATCGAACTTGCCCGCGCGCTGCGTCAAACGCTGGATGGCAATTTGAAGGCGGTCAGCGACTCGGACAAACTTCGCGTCACCAGCGGTAGTGTAACCGTGCAGCAGCAGTTGCAAAACGAACGGATGACGACGCGGCAGGGCAATGCCATGGGCGGAACACAGCCAGTAGGCACACCGCAGTCTGGAGAATCAGCAGTTTCGACGAATGGTCCGCAGCCTAGCGTGAGTGATGCTGCTGGTGCAGCAGCTACTCAATCTCCGAAAAATCAACAGACGCCCCCTCCTGCCGTTTCGCCGTCGCTGCCATCGGGTATGCCTCCTGCAACCGAAGCGCCTCCGGCAAGCGAAGATAAGTGGGAAAACATCTTCAATCAATGA